Within Desulfomonilaceae bacterium, the genomic segment GACAAGTCTTATAGTTGTTGCAAATTAACCTGTATTAGTTTAGGTTTTGGTGGAAGGATTGAGGTTAACTTATGATTTGTAAGGTGATCTGCAAGTTTGGATTGTCTCGATCCTTGATGATTCTGACAGTGTTGAGTTTTCTTCTTCCTACCGCTTTAGTCATATCAGCAGAGAATCAGGCTGAAGATATTTGTAAACCTGAACTCCTCAATTCACCGGTTGTCGAGTTAGGCGCCGCTGCGATTTTCGAGTGGGCGTGTGATGAGCGAAAAAGCGCGGGTGAGGGATTCTATGTCGTCTTTATAAGACCTTCAGGCACTTATGTTTTACTCAAAGTCCCCAAAGGAAGAACAAGCTTTGAGTTTACGCCGGACACGGTGGGCCAATGGCGCTGGATGGTAATCAACACTCATCCGGACAGAACCAAGCCTGACATAGAGTCAGCTCTTGGATTTTTCAAAGTCAATATGGCGCCCGACGGCAAGTAATATGAGCAGACGTCTTTGAGGATAGAGCAATTTTGGCGCCGAAATACAAATTTAATTCTAGAAAAACAAATTATCGGGAACGTAGGTCATTTACGAATGTCTTTGTTGAGTAAAGCACAATTCCTGTACAGGGGTTGGCGAAAAATGTGGCAATCAGAAGGAGCATATCATGACTAGGAGCCTCTATAAGGCAAAAAACACACTATTTATTCCTCTTTTCGCACTTATTTCACTTAGTCTTATTTTTCCTATCCAATCTCTCGCCGCAGCTCCGGCCGTTCTTAAACAATTAGATGACGCTTTTGTTCAGGTCGCGGAAAAGGTAAAACCCGCTGTAGTGAACATCAGTTCAAGCAAAAAAGAGACTGTCAGATCCTCTGAAGGAGCGCCTGATCTCGAACCATTCTTCAAGAATGGGCCGTTCAAGGATTTTTTCGGACAGCAGGAACCATTCAAGAAGTTCAAGAAAGGTCCTGGAGGGGGCAGAGAGGTTCATCCTCAAGGGATGGGATCGGGTGTAATAATTTCAGCCGACGGTCTCATCCTGACCAATGCCCACGTAGTAAAAGATTCGGACGAAATTAAAGTAACGATTTCTGACAAAAGATCATTTAACGCGACGGTGAAAGGTATCGATGTCGAGAGCGACATAGCGGTCGTCAAAATTGACGCCAAGGACCTGCCTATAGCTCATCTGGGTGATTCCGACAAACTCCAGGTAGGTGAAATAGTCTTCGCCATCGGTAACCCGTTCGGGCTGAACAGAACGGTAACTTCCGGTATCGTGAGCGCCACAGGTAGAACTAACGTCGGAATAATTGACTATGAAGACTTCATACAGACCGACGCCGCCATTAACCCTGGAAATTCAGGTGGACCGCTTGTGAATATAGACGGTGACGTAATTGGTCTAAACACTGCGATTGCAACAAGGAGCGGCGGTTATCAGGGTATCGGTTTTGCCATTCCTTCGAACTCGGCAAAACTGATTATGGATGACCTGGTCCAGCACGGAAAGGTTAAGCGTGGCCTCCTGGGAGTCAATATTCAGGATATGAATGAATCACTAGCCAAGTCCTTTGGCCGAGGTGACGCGGAGGGCGCTCTTGTGTCACAGGTTATCGAAGGCAGTCCGGCTGAAAAAGCGGGCATCAAGGCAGGCGACATAATACTTAAGTATAACAATGAGGTTGTAAAAGGCGCGGCCAATTTAAAGAACATAGTTGGCAGGGAAAAACCCGGTTCGTCAGCGACGTTGACAATTTACCGTGACAAAAAAACGATGCAGATTCCTGTGAAAATCGCTGAACGTACAGACAAGACCGTGGCTTCTAAAACTGGAAGCGGGAGTTCCACCGCCGAGACATCCAATGATCTTGGAATCGAAATAGAGAAGACGCCTGCGGATGTGGCCTCCAAGATGGATCTTAAAGAAGGCCAGGGCCTATTAGTAAAAGACATTAGCTCTGATGGAGTTGGAGCAAGGATGGGTCTTCGTTCAGGCGACGTGATTCTTGAAGTAGACGGCGCTACTGTTTCGGACGTCGCTTCGTTTAACAAGGCGGTGTCTGAGGCAAAAAAGAATAAGGTTATCAGACTGAAAGTTCAGAGAGGGAAAGCAAAGATTTTCCTTGCCTCTTCCCTGGATTAGTTCAAGAGCCTGAGGTGTCGAAGTCCGGTTGATTCGGGCCATTGAGGTTCGAACAAAGCCGGGCTTGCCCAGAAAATTCGAAATAAAGTTATTCTTTGTTCGTGACAACGGTTGGGACCAGCAAATGGTCTCAACCGTTTTTATTTGATTGGTAATATTTAGCCAAATGAAACGTTGAATCTGAATCCATGAGGGGCGAGATTTTTCTCCAGAATTCGAGCCGCTGTCAGGAAAAGTGTCCTGTGTTCCCTTGCGCTCCCGGTTCTGGGTGGTTCATTCGGCAAGAGATCATTGCGTGCCTCGAATATAGCTTCGTTGAAATATCTATCCAGAGCTTCCGGCCATGAATCTGAGTGTGTCTCATCTTCCCGCAGAAGCGGATCACAAGGTGGTTCCTTTTCTCTAAAGGATTTTTCCACCCTTATGTCTACGAAGAATCCCGGACTGTAAATAATCCGCGCCATCACCAAATCGCCATGTAAGATTTGAACCGTTACAGTCATGAACGCCTCAGTTTGACTACATCAGAAACAAAAAAGGATGTCAATCCGCGTAATTCCGCTTGAGGGGGTTTTAGAATCAGTGACATTTCGAGTCCCTTGACAAAAATAATATATGAGTTTAATGAAACGTATCTTTAGAGAGGGTTAATTTTTATCATCACCGGCTTGCAGATTCCGGCAACCTAACCTGAGAGACAGGATCCCAAATCAAGTCAAGACTATTTCGGAGGCCATTATAAATTATTCTTTAATATCAGTAGATTGTTATCTCGCGTCTCAACAGGCGAGCCATCTAATCTGGTTTAGATTTGGGGATCTCAACCTCTTCCGGCTTTAACGAATTTTCAGAGTCGGAAACTAAGAGCAGGTCGCACGGAAAATTTCTGAAATCGGGTAGGAGGTTGGAGCGGAGATATGGAACCTAGTCCAATGCTTGTCAAGGGAAACCGGGACTCGGACAGACCTTACCGAAAAGTGGACTGCGATCACTACAGTGAATGCCTGAATGTAGCGCTAAAATTCCGCTGGTCTGATTTTTCGTGTTCGGAGTGCAACGCCTATTCGCGAACCAGATTTATCGAACAGGCTACAGGGTCTGAGGATTATTGGTAAGAATGAGCTGATATCCTCAACATTTCTCTGGATAAGTCTACCTGGCAATTGTTATTATATTGAAAACCGGGCTGGGCGAAACCTTCTGGATACCACGCAGAGGAGGCGCCTAGCCTTTTGTTTGCCGAAAAGTTTGCGCAGAGATCAGTGTCAGTGGAGGATCTATGGGAACAGTGCCGAGAAACAGAACAGGGTCCCAACAATATGATGAGGACAGCCTTGGATTTGGCGATATCTTTACGGATCACATGCTCACAATTGAATGTTCCGCGAGTGAAGGGGGATGGGGAGAGGCCAGGATAGTCAAGACAGAAGATTTGAGTTTGCATCCTGCGGCGATGGTGCTGCATTACGGCCAGCAGGTCTTTGAGGGATTGAAGGCTTTTTCAGGCCCAAAAGAGTCGGATATATTGCTATTCAGACCTGATATGAATATAGCCCGCTTTAACAGATCTTGCGAACGCCTGTGTATACCAAAATTAGATCCCAAGATGTTTATGGACCAAATGGCCGAGCTTTTGAGAACGGACCGGGACTGGATACCCAGATCGCCCGGAACATCCTTGTACATTAGACCCACAGCGATTGCCATGGATGCCCATCTTGGAGTAAGACCTTCTCACAAGTACTTATTTTTTATTATTCTTTCACCCGTGGGAGCATATTATCCTGAAGGCTTTGAACCTGTGAAGATAATGGTTACCGATAAATATGTCAGAGCGGCTTTGGGCGGAGTTGGAGAAGCCAAAACAGCGGCAAATTACGCGGCGTCTCTGAGAGCCGCTGAAGAGGCCCATGACCTTGGTTTCACACAAGTTCTCTGGCTCAATGCCGTAGATAAATCCTCTATTGAAGAAGTTGGCACCATGAACATATTTTTCCGGATAGATGATGAAATTGTAACCCCGGAACTTGGAGGTACAATTCTCCCGGGTGTTACCCGTGATTCTGTTTTGCGTCTTTGTAGATCCAAAAATATGAAGGTCTCTGAAAAGGTAATATCCATCGATGAACTGGTGTCATCAGCCAAGACCGGAAAGCTGCAGGAAATCTTTGGATCGGGAACCGCCGCTGTTATTTCACCGGTTAGTCATTTCCAATATTTGGGAACCGACTATATCGTGGCGAACGGAAAAACCGGGCCGGTGGCAAAAGAACTTTTTGATGAAATAACCGACATTCAATTAGCAAAGAGACCCGATCCATTCGGTTGGGTAGTAAACGTCGGGTGATTGTAGATTTCCAATTGAATTGGATTGTCTCGTCTAGCCCTTAGCAGAGAAGATGAGAAACAGCACAAAGGCCTGCGGATAAAAGCTATCCGTGGGCCTTTTCATTTAACCGTTTTTATTCTCTACCCTCTCGGGTGGGCCTTCTTGTGAACTTCCTTCAGCCTTGTTTTGGCTACATGCGTGTAAATTTCGGTTGTTGAGATGTCGGCGTGGCCCAGCATCAGTTGGACAGACCTGAGGTCGGCTTCATTTTGTACGAGGTGAGTAGCAAATGAATGCCTCAAAGTATGAGGAGAAATTTCCTTTAAGATTCCCGCTGTTCGAGCCGCCTTCTTGATTATCTTCCAGAAAGCCTGACGCGTCATAGGTCCGCCCTTTCGAGTTACAAACAAATATTCACTTCTCCGGGGACCAATAATCATAGGCCGAATGTTATCGTAATAGGCCATGATTTTGCTTGACGCCGTAAGTCCAATGGGGACTACCCGCTCCTTGGAGCCCTTTCCCATTACAGTCACGCAACCAATTTCCAAATCTACTCTGTAGGTCTCAAGCCCCACCAGTTCGGAAACCCGTAACCCGGTACCATAGAGCAATTCAATCATGGCGTCGTCTCTGGCGCCCTCAGGGGTGGAAAGGTCCGCGGACGAGATCAGTACCTCCACCTCCCGTTGATCAAGATATTCAGGAATACGCTTTGGCAGCCTCGGCGTTTCGATGTATTCACAAGGGTTTTCCGTGATCTGGTCAGTTTCTATCAGAAACTTGAAAAAACCTTTAAGACAGGACAGCTTTCTGGCCCTTGTTCTCGGCGTGAGTCCCTGCCGGTTAAGCAGTTCCAAGAAAAGGAGGATATGCTCCTTTTGAATGTTAGTTGGAGACAATACGCTTCTTGATTTAAGAAACAGGGTTAAGTCTTTAAGATCCGAGGAATATGATTCGATCGTCAGTTGCGCCAAGCCTCGGTTTACGATCGCGTGGTCTAAAAAAGAGGTCACCACCGCATCTATTTCTCGAAAGTCTGAGTCTATATTTGTATTGAGAGTCAAAAAAAGCGTAATCTCCAGGTTGGCGACAGAACTTAAAGTCTAAAACGAAATTTGTGTTGGAAACGTTTTTTCAGCAACGTCTTTCTCCATATCTGTCAAGTGTCTTACTAGTTTTTCCCTTATTGAATCAATCTCGTCAAAGTCGATTATCTTGTTCCCATTTTGATCCTGTATGTAAAAAATGTCAGCGGCCTGATCTACCTCGGTTGAGATCTTCGCAAGGACAATGTTTAGACCCATGCCTGACAGCCTGCGAGTAATATCGTAGAGTAGCCCGGGTCGGTCATGTGCGTAAACTTCTACAATCGTGGCATTGTCTGAACTAGAGTTATCGATCTCGACCTTTATCGGGAAACGCGGTTTAGTCGTTCTTGTGAACATGCCTCGCGCTTGCCTCTTGGTTTCAACAAGCGTATCTACATCTATCTCCCCGGCAATCACCCTCTTGAAATCATTTTGGAAATTTGCCCATCTTTCGGGATCGTCAAGAGGACCTTCAGGAATATTGTTTACATGGAGTGTAGACAGCGCAACTGGACCTATCAAATGAGTCCAGGAACTCAATATGTTTATTTTGTTTGAAGAGAGTGTTCCTGCAATCTTGCAAAACAGGCCGGGTTGGTCATGGAGGATTAGTGTTATTGAACTGTAACCGCGCTTGGTGTGGTCGATTTTCTTTGCAATCAGATCGTCCGGGCCCAATGTTTCCCTCTGGGTTTGAAAAAGCCGCCTCTCGATATCCATGAAGTGATCAACGATGATTCCCGGGTAAAAATCAAGACAGTAACGTGGGCTAACGCGTGAGAGAAAATCATCCAGTCTTGGGCCTCTGTATTCAACCGGAACGAGTTCCCTGACTGCCCCTTTGATCTCCTTTACCCAGTCCGACAAATCGTCTCCACCGCCTTCTTCGCCCTGAATTACGTCGAGTGTCCGGTAATACAGTTCCTCGAGAAGCATTTTCTTCCAGGAATTGAGCGCAGTGGGGCCAACCGCCTTCAGATCCGAATATGTCAGGAGTAACAGCAAATCCAGCCTGTGTTTAAACATCACGTTTTCTGCAAAACGATGAATTAAATCCTCGTCATGAATATCTTTCTTGAAAGCGAGATGAGTCATCGCCAAGTGATTCTTGATTAGAAACACCACATCTTCGATATCATCCAGAGGCAGCGCCAAACGCTGCAGAATCGGTCTTGCGATTTTTTCGCCTCTGATTTCGTGTCCCGATCCACTCCCTTTGGCGATATCATGGAAGAGCCCGGCCAGCCGCAGGACCAACGGCTTGTCCAGTTTGGAGAAAATCGTTCTCAACAGCGTCTCATCTTCGGGTCCGTCCGGCTCCCCCATCTCGTCGATATTTTCAAGTACGGCCATGGTATGGAGATCGACCGTATATTGATGGTAAATGTCGTATTGTGGCAGGAACCTTATCCTTGCGAAGGCCGGTATGAATCGTTCCAGAAAACCGACTTTCATCATTGTGTTCAATGTCTGGGCCACGTTCCTTCGACACTCAAGTATCTCAATGAACAGTCTATTCGCGGACGGGTCGTTAATCATCTCGTCGCCGATTTGAGAAAGCTTGGATCGGATCAGGTCAACGAGCCTTATGTCAAAATCGCAGCCGGTTTCAGCAATTAATTTGAAAGCCTGTAGCAGTTGGCTTGAATCGCTGCCAAAAGATTCAGGAGTCAAGAAATTGATGCCGCCCGCGCCGAGACAAAATGACGCCCCGAATTCCAGTCTTTTCGTGTTGGAAACCAATTTGGGCCTCAGAAATAGCCTTGCTCGGGCGAGCAGTTGCCTCCCAAAGAAATCTATAATAGCGGCGTATCTGTAATACTCCCTCATAAAATTTTCAACTGCCGGCCGTTCAGGAGCGTCATGAAAGTTCATCTCCGTGGCTATTAGAGCCTGACAGTCAAATTTGAGTCGATCATCACGGCGCCCCTCGATAAAATGGAGACGGGTTCTGGTCTCTGCGAGGAAACGCACGCCTTGCTTAATTTCCATTACTGACTTGGCTGAACAGAGACCGGCTACCACAAGATCATCCAGGTTGGAGCAACCGAATATCATCCTGGCCAACCAGGTCAGAAGCTGAATGTACCTCAAGGAGCCGGGGCCTTCCTTCAGGTGTGGCTCAAGCAGGTAAATGGTGTGACCAAACTTGTCGGAAGATTTTCTGATCTCGGCTTCAACTCTAAGGTAAAGGTCTAAAGGATCCGATTCAATTATCAGACGATCTCTTTGGACAACAAGGCTTCTATATATCTCGGCGGATCCCCAAACTCTTCTGATGTCCATGAGAGAAGTCAGGACCGCCAAATCCTTGTCCGCCTCGTGTCTGCATTCACTCACAGTCCTGACGGAATGCCCAAGCTCGATTCTCGCGTCCCACAATAGATAAAGGATGCTTCTGATAGCCCTGTATATGCCTTCGGGCGCGTTTTCGGGTC encodes:
- a CDS encoding DegQ family serine endoprotease — protein: MTRSLYKAKNTLFIPLFALISLSLIFPIQSLAAAPAVLKQLDDAFVQVAEKVKPAVVNISSSKKETVRSSEGAPDLEPFFKNGPFKDFFGQQEPFKKFKKGPGGGREVHPQGMGSGVIISADGLILTNAHVVKDSDEIKVTISDKRSFNATVKGIDVESDIAVVKIDAKDLPIAHLGDSDKLQVGEIVFAIGNPFGLNRTVTSGIVSATGRTNVGIIDYEDFIQTDAAINPGNSGGPLVNIDGDVIGLNTAIATRSGGYQGIGFAIPSNSAKLIMDDLVQHGKVKRGLLGVNIQDMNESLAKSFGRGDAEGALVSQVIEGSPAEKAGIKAGDIILKYNNEVVKGAANLKNIVGREKPGSSATLTIYRDKKTMQIPVKIAERTDKTVASKTGSGSSTAETSNDLGIEIEKTPADVASKMDLKEGQGLLVKDISSDGVGARMGLRSGDVILEVDGATVSDVASFNKAVSEAKKNKVIRLKVQRGKAKIFLASSLD
- a CDS encoding branched-chain amino acid aminotransferase is translated as MGTVPRNRTGSQQYDEDSLGFGDIFTDHMLTIECSASEGGWGEARIVKTEDLSLHPAAMVLHYGQQVFEGLKAFSGPKESDILLFRPDMNIARFNRSCERLCIPKLDPKMFMDQMAELLRTDRDWIPRSPGTSLYIRPTAIAMDAHLGVRPSHKYLFFIILSPVGAYYPEGFEPVKIMVTDKYVRAALGGVGEAKTAANYAASLRAAEEAHDLGFTQVLWLNAVDKSSIEEVGTMNIFFRIDDEIVTPELGGTILPGVTRDSVLRLCRSKNMKVSEKVISIDELVSSAKTGKLQEIFGSGTAAVISPVSHFQYLGTDYIVANGKTGPVAKELFDEITDIQLAKRPDPFGWVVNVG
- the glnD gene encoding [protein-PII] uridylyltransferase — encoded protein: MRFIFSTHDKAEQIQRIRDAIVAYREVGKTDPANFEMHPVYDELMCQVCDHFLGYWKTDIALIGLGGYGRKEMSPYSDIDLLFLRPENAPEGIYRAIRSILYLLWDARIELGHSVRTVSECRHEADKDLAVLTSLMDIRRVWGSAEIYRSLVVQRDRLIIESDPLDLYLRVEAEIRKSSDKFGHTIYLLEPHLKEGPGSLRYIQLLTWLARMIFGCSNLDDLVVAGLCSAKSVMEIKQGVRFLAETRTRLHFIEGRRDDRLKFDCQALIATEMNFHDAPERPAVENFMREYYRYAAIIDFFGRQLLARARLFLRPKLVSNTKRLEFGASFCLGAGGINFLTPESFGSDSSQLLQAFKLIAETGCDFDIRLVDLIRSKLSQIGDEMINDPSANRLFIEILECRRNVAQTLNTMMKVGFLERFIPAFARIRFLPQYDIYHQYTVDLHTMAVLENIDEMGEPDGPEDETLLRTIFSKLDKPLVLRLAGLFHDIAKGSGSGHEIRGEKIARPILQRLALPLDDIEDVVFLIKNHLAMTHLAFKKDIHDEDLIHRFAENVMFKHRLDLLLLLTYSDLKAVGPTALNSWKKMLLEELYYRTLDVIQGEEGGGDDLSDWVKEIKGAVRELVPVEYRGPRLDDFLSRVSPRYCLDFYPGIIVDHFMDIERRLFQTQRETLGPDDLIAKKIDHTKRGYSSITLILHDQPGLFCKIAGTLSSNKINILSSWTHLIGPVALSTLHVNNIPEGPLDDPERWANFQNDFKRVIAGEIDVDTLVETKRQARGMFTRTTKPRFPIKVEIDNSSSDNATIVEVYAHDRPGLLYDITRRLSGMGLNIVLAKISTEVDQAADIFYIQDQNGNKIIDFDEIDSIREKLVRHLTDMEKDVAEKTFPTQISF
- the xerD gene encoding site-specific tyrosine recombinase XerD produces the protein MTLNTNIDSDFREIDAVVTSFLDHAIVNRGLAQLTIESYSSDLKDLTLFLKSRSVLSPTNIQKEHILLFLELLNRQGLTPRTRARKLSCLKGFFKFLIETDQITENPCEYIETPRLPKRIPEYLDQREVEVLISSADLSTPEGARDDAMIELLYGTGLRVSELVGLETYRVDLEIGCVTVMGKGSKERVVPIGLTASSKIMAYYDNIRPMIIGPRRSEYLFVTRKGGPMTRQAFWKIIKKAARTAGILKEISPHTLRHSFATHLVQNEADLRSVQLMLGHADISTTEIYTHVAKTRLKEVHKKAHPRG